A stretch of Saccharomyces eubayanus strain FM1318 chromosome III, whole genome shotgun sequence DNA encodes these proteins:
- the HMLALPHA2 gene encoding homeodomain mating type protein alpha2, translating to MNKIPIKDLLNPQITDEFKSSILDINKKLFSICCNLPKLPESVTTEEEVELRDILGFLSRANKNRKISDEEKKLLQTTSQLTTTITVLLKEMRSIENDRSNYQLTQKNKSADGLVFNVVTQDMINKSTKPYRGHRFTKENVRILESWFAKNIENPYLDTKGLENLMKNTSLSRIQIKNWVSNRRRKEKTITIAPELADLLSGEPLAKKKE from the coding sequence ATGAATAAGATACCCATTAAAGACCTTTTAAATCCACAAATTACAGATGAGTTCAAATCAAGTATACTAGacataaataaaaagctCTTTTCTATTTGCTGTAATTTACCTAAGTTACCAGAGAGTGTAAcaacagaagaagaagttgaattAAGGGATATATTAGGATTCTTATCTAGGGCCAACAAAAACCGTAAGATTAGTGATGAGGAGAAGAAGTTGTTGCAAACAACATCTCAACTCACTACTACCATTACTGTATTACTCAAAGAAATGCGCAGCATAGAAAACGATAGAAGTAATTATCAACTTACacagaaaaataaatcgGCGGATGGGTTGGTATTTAATGTGGTAACTCAAGATATGATAAACAAAAGTACTAAACCTTACAGAGGACACCGgtttacaaaagaaaatgtccGAATACTAGAAAGTTGGTTTGCAAAGAACATCGAGAACCCATATCTAGATACCAAGGGCCTAGAGAATCTAATGAAGAATACCAGTTTATCTCgcattcaaatcaaaaactggGTTTCgaatagaagaagaaaagaaaaaacaataacaatcGCTCCAGAATTAGCGGACCTCTTGAGCGGTGAGCCTCtggcaaagaagaaagaatga
- the HMLALPHA1 gene encoding transcriptional co-activator mating type protein alpha produces MFTSKPAFRIKNKTSKSHRKTGIPKKVEGKRIAKLINPSCFNIIRPLKKNIQIPAPSPLFLKKIQLYRIASGNQNIQCRQSRKASLTSSKKYLNSFMAFRAYYSQFGAGVKQNILSSLLSEEWHADKMQHGIWDYFAQQYNFINPGFGFVEWLTNNYAEVRGDGYWEDVFVHLAL; encoded by the coding sequence ATGTTCACTTCTAAGCCTGCCTTCAGaatcaagaacaagacCTCTAAATCACATAGAAAAACCGGcataccaaaaaaagtgGAAGGTAAGCGTATAGCAAAACTGATAAATCCAAGTTGTTTTAATATTATTCGTccactaaagaaaaacattcaaATTCCAGCTCCTTCacctttatttttaaagaaaatccaacTATATAGAATAGCGTCcggaaatcaaaatatacaATGCCGACAGTCTAGAAAAGCATCATTAACATCATCTAAGAAGTATCTAAATTCTTTCATGGCATTCAGAGCTTACTATTCTCAGTTTGGCGCCGGTGTTAAGCAGAACATCTTGTCTTCTTTACTTTCTGAGGAATGGCACGCGGACAAAATGCAGCACGGAATATGGGACTACTTCGCGCAACAGTATAATTTTATAAACCCtggttttggttttgtagAGTGGTTGACGAATAATTATGCTGAAGTACGTGGTGACGGATATTGGGAAGATGTGTTTGTACATTTGGCCTTATAG
- the VAC17 gene encoding Vac17p, translated as MATQALEDITERLLTRSEEAILQLDLWIQRQQRSSVCEPSDRDSLDKLSHQYNQYMSQLNSLYVRSESVRDKLSKEQRRRLNTEDNEHKRIEDLVHEFQDITVRLNELATVPNKASNSSPQSQSTRSSLDSFQPRPLKIIERQRLCVVTPSKPPKKSVIFNPINEVDCPSKTNSLPCSPKKQPGKARTLRAAKSHDTGLNKSKKPSSTDAYESFFKNKQRLSLTFFDEMDDEDLDSDQDTIILPNISTPSHMDMATKGAEFEPLRRYNSHESILSNKPAPTMSLSLGSFPFFKPSNPTFGTSVSNVQVNYCPKVTASMIPKRNGTRAPTSKALLSSFIAQPDRIVVKQKSTNLKHTSFMDKFNSSLSTISESFQNKKGKKNTDFDNDRIPNMNHTAPEQNNSLMDMGVSIEELQDALNTELLL; from the coding sequence ATGGCGACACAAGCCCTGGAAGATATTACGGAGAGACTTCTCACGAGGTCGGAAGAGGCTATCCTGCAATTAGATCTCTGGATACAGCGCCAGCAGAGATCATCGGTATGCGAGCCATCAGATCGGGACTCACTGGATAAGTTATCCCACCAGTACAACCAATACATGTCTCAACTGAACTCCTTGTATGTGAGATCTGAGTCAGTTCGGGATAAGTTAAGTAAGGAACAACGGCGCAGATTGAACACTGAGGACAATGAGCACAAACGCATAGAGGATTTGGTTCATGAATTCCAGGACATTACTGTGAGGTTGAACGAGCTGGCGACTGTCCCAAATAAAGCATCCAACAGTTCCCCCCAGTCACAGTCCACTAGGAGCAGTCTGGATTCGTTTCAGCCTCGACCATTGAAGATCATTGAGAGGCAGCGTCTGTGTGTGGTGACTCCATCGAAACCTCCAAAAAAGTCAGTAATCTTTAACCCCATTAACGAAGTTGACTGCCCTTCCAAGACAAACTCTTTACCATGTTCACCTAAAAAGCAACCTGGGAAAGCTCGCACTCTGCGTGCTGCCAAATCGCATGACACTGGTTTGAATAAGAGTAAAAAACCCTCTTCTACCGATGCATATgaatctttcttcaaaaataagCAGAGACTCTCCTTGACTTTTTTCGATGAAATGGATGACGAGGATTTAGATTCAGATCAAGACACAATCATTCTACCCAACATAAGTACTCCTTCTCATATGGATATGGCTACCAAAGGTGCTGAATTTGAGCCTTTGAGAAGGTACAATTCGCACGAAAGTATACTGTCTAATAAACCAGCTCCCACTATGTCTCTCTCACTAGGAAGTTTCCCATTCTTTAAACCATCGAATCCAACATTTGGAACTTCGGTATCCAATGTGCAAGTCAACTACTGTCCAAAGGTGACTGCGTCAATGATTCCCAAACGCAACGGGACTCGTGCTCCAACCTCAAAGGCGTTGTTGTCATCATTCATTGCACAGCCAGATAGAATTGTGGTAAAGCAGAAATCCACCAATCTCAAACATACTTCCTTCATGGATAAGTtcaattcatcattatcgACAATATCCGAGTcctttcaaaataaaaagggCAAAAAGAATACTGATTTTGATAATGACCGAATACCAAATATGAACCACACAGCGCCGgaacaaaataatagcCTCATGGATATGGGTGTCTCCATAGAGGAATTACAAGATGCTTTGAATACGGAATTGCTGTTGTAA
- the KRR1 gene encoding ribosome biosynthesis protein KRR1 gives MVSTHNRDKPWDTDDVDKWAIEEFKEEDNASGQPFAEESSFMTLFPKYRENYLKTIWNDVTRALDKHNISCVLDLVEGSMTVKTTRKTYDPAIILKARDLIKLLARSVPFPQAVKILQDDMACDVIKIGNFVTNKERFVKRRQRLVGPNGNTLKALELLTKCYILVQGNTVSAMGPFKGLKEVRRVVEDCMKNVHPIYHIKELMIKRELAKRPELANEDWSRFLPMFKKRNVARKKPKKIRNIEKKVYTPFPPAQLPRKVDLEIESGEYFLSKRDKQMKKLNEQKEKQMEREIERQEERAKDFVAPQEEAYKPNHN, from the coding sequence ATGGTGTCTACACATAACAGAGATAAGCCTTGGGATACCGATGATGTTGATAAGTGGGCGATAGAGGAGTTTAAAGAAGAGGACAATGCCTCTGGTCAGCCTTTTGCTGAAGAATCCAGTTTCATGACTCTATTCCCTAAATACAGAGAGAACTATTTGAAAACCATTTGGAACGATGTGACAAGAGCCCTGGACAAGCACAATATCTCGTGTGTTCTGGATTTAGTCGAAGGTTCTATGACCGTAAAGACCACAAGAAAGACCTATGACCCCGCTATTATCTTGAAAGCCAGAGACTTGATCAAATTATTAGCCCGGTCAGTCCCATTCCCACAAGCTGTTAAGATTTTACAAGATGATATGGCTTGTGACGTTATTAAGATCGGAAATTTCGTCACCAACAAAGAGAGATTTGTTAAGAGAAGACAGCGTCTTGTGGGGCCTAATGGTAACACACTAAAGGCTTTGGAGCTTCTAACCAAATGTTACATTCTGGTACAAGGTAACACGGTAAGTGCCATGGGCCCCTTCAAAGGCTTAAAGGAAGTCCGCCGAGTCGTGGAAGACTGTATGAAAAATGTTCACCCCATCTATCATATCAAAGAGCTGATGATCAAAAGAGAGTTGGCGAAGAGACCAGAACTGGCTAACGAAGATTGGTCAAGATTCTTGCCGATgttcaagaagagaaacgTTGCCAGAAAGAAGCCTAAGAAGATCAGAAACATCGAAAAGAAAGTCTATACTCCATTCCCACCTGCTCAACTACCTAGAAAGGTCGATTTGGAAATTGAAAGTGGTGAGTATTTCCTAAGTAAGAGAGACAAGcaaatgaagaaactaaatgaacaaaaggaaaaacaaatggaAAGAGAAATCGAGAGGCAGGAAGAAAGAGCAAAGGATTTTGTTGCTCCACAAGAAGAAGCATACAAACCAAACCATAACTAA
- the ADF1 gene encoding Adf1p → MGKSSMRKKSQGKNGGVGKKQQKKRPISTAERKRTKLQVERLNKSSETMIPTLLNEASKQDLDNKKIRSTLEAEGLVKDQMRDSKVREQIETEKSKTNDNMLKQIEMISGFSL, encoded by the coding sequence atgggCAAGAGCAGCATGAGAAAGAAGAGCCAGGGCAAGAACGGTGGTGTTGGCAAGAagcagcaaaaaaagaggccAATCAGCACTGCTGAGAGGAAAAGAACCAAGTTACAAGTGGAGAGGTTAAACAAAAGCAGTGAAACAATGATACCGACACTGCTAAATGAGGCAAGCAAACAAGACCTggacaacaagaagatcaGGTCCACTCTGGAAGCCGAGGGACTGGTCAAGGACCAGATGAGGGACTCCAAAGTACGAGAACAGATTGAGACAGAAAAGTCAAAGACTAACGACAACATGCTGAAGCAGATTGAAATGATATCCGGGTTTTCCTTATAG
- the MIC10 gene encoding Mic10p, whose translation MSEQAQAPAKSTPSNNSKENGSAVSTVLDAKWDIVLSNMLVKTAMGFGIGVFTSVLFFKRRAFPAWLGIGFGVGRGYAEGDAIFRSSAGLRSSKV comes from the coding sequence ATGTCCGAACAAGCACAAGCACCAGCGAAAAGCACACCCTCCAACAACTCTAAAGAGAACGGCAGCGCCGTGTCCACAGTCCTTGACGCCAAGTGGGACATCGTCCTGTCCAATATGCTGGTCAAAACTGCCATGGGGTTCGGCATCGGTGTGTTCACTTCAGTGTTGTTCTTTAAACGCCGTGCTTTCCCCGCATGGCTGGGCATTGGATTCGGTGTTGGAAGAGGTTACGCTGAAGGCGATGCCATCTTCAGGTCCAGCGCCGGGCTCAGATCCTCGAAGGTTTAG
- the PRD1 gene encoding metalloendopeptidase, with amino-acid sequence MRLLLCKNWFTSPVITPLLYTRCLSSMTTAASFPTAPQTPPSWSFTPHDISGRTKEIIDKSNKFYDSMSQVESPAVTNFVEPFMKFENELGPIINQLTFLQHVSSDKEIRDASVDSSLKLDELNIDLSLRHDVFLQFARVWQDAQSQADSIERETFKYIEKSYKDYIHSGLELDEPDRLKIKEIKKKISVNSINFSKNLGEQKEYITFTKEQLEGVPDSILTQFETIESGSDTLYKVTFKYPDIFPVMKLASSSQTRKQAFLADQNKVPENEAILLDTLKLRDEVASLLGYDTYANYNLYDKMAKDSTTVMDFLNDLKKKLIPLGEKELQILQDMKSKDVKKRDQDEDPSYYIWDHRYYDNKYLLENFNVDLEKISEYFPLETTITRMLQIYETLFNLKFIETKNAQEKSVWHEDVKQLAVWNMDDPKSPRFIGWIYFDLHPRDGKYGHAANFGLSSSFMINDTTRSYPVTALVCNFSKSTKDKPSLLKHNEIVTFFHELGHGIHDLVGQNRESRFNGPGSVPWDFVEAPSQMLEFWTWNRNELVHLSSHYKTGEKIPEHLIDSLIKTKHVNGALFTLRQLHFGLFDMKVHTCKDLQNLSICDTWNQLRQDISLMSNGGTLSKGYASFGHIMSDSYSAGYYGYLWAEVFATDMYYTKFAKDPLNTKNGIQYRDIVLARGGLRDINDSLKEFLGREPSKDAFLKELGLQN; translated from the coding sequence ATGCGCTTGTTGTTATGCAAGAACTGGTTTACCTCGCCTGTCATCACACCGCTTCTGTACACCCGTTGTCTATCCTCAATGACCACCGCTGCTAGCTTCCCCACTGCTCCCCAAACCCCGCCCAGCTGGTCGTTTACTCCCCACGACATAAGCGGGAGGACCAAGGAAATTATAGACAAGAGTAATAAGTTTTACGACTCCATGAGCCAGGTGGAGAGTCCTGCTGTGACCAATTTTGTGGAACCGTTTATgaagtttgaaaatgagTTGGGCCCGATCATCAACCAGCTGACTTTCTTGCAGCATGTGTCGTCCGACAAGGAGATCAGAGATGCGTCGGTGGACTCCTCGCTGAAATTGGACGAGTTGAATATCGATTTATCGCTGCGCCATGACGTTTTCTTGCAGTTCGCTCGCGTCTGGCAAGATGCTCAATCACAGGCGGACTCCATCGAAAGGGAGACTTTCAAATACATTGAGAAGTCTTACAAGGACTACATTCATTCCGGTCTGGAACTGGATGAGCCTGATCGTTTGAAGATCAAAGAgatcaaaaagaaaatctctGTCAACTCCATCAATTTCTCCAAAAATCTCGGTGAACAAAAGGAATACATTACCTTCACCAAAGAGCAACTGGAAGGCGTTCCCGACTCCATCTTGACGCAGTTCGAAACAATCGAATCTGGCAGTGACACGTTGTATAAAGTTACTTTTAAATACCCGGATATTTTCCCTGTGATGAAACTGGCATCCTCTTCCCAGACCAGAAAGCAAGCATTCTTGGCTGATCAAAATAAAGTCCCTGAAAATGAGGCCATACTATTAGATACTTTAAAACTGCGTGATGAAGTGGCATCTTTATTGGGCTACGACACGTATGCTAACTATAACCTATATGATAAAATGGCCAAAGACAGCACTACTGTAatggattttttgaatgatttgaagaaaaagctaATTCCACTGGGCGAAAAGGAGCTTCAAATCTTGCAAGATATGAAGTCCAAGGACGTCAAGAAACGCGACCAGGACGAAGATCCAAGCTACTACATCTGGGACCACCGTTACTACGATAATAAATATTTGTTAGAGAACTTCAATGTGGATTTGGAGAAGATTTCTGAGTATTTCCCCCTGGAGACTACAATTACTCGTATGTTACAAATTTATGAAACTCTGTTCAACTTGAAATTCATCGAAACTAAAAACGCTCAAGAGAAATCTGTCTGGCATGAAGACGTTAAGCAATTAGCCGTATGGAATATGGACGACCCCAAGTCACCAAGGTTCATTGGTTGGATTTATTTCGATTTACATCCTCGTGATGGTAAGTATGGTCACGCAGCAAACTTTGGTTTGTCCTCATCATTTATGATCAACGACACTACAAGGTCGTACCCAGTCACTGCATTAGTCTGTAACTTTTCTAAATCCACGAAGGATAAACCTTCTTTGTTGAAACATAACGAGATCGTAACGTTTTTCCACGAATTGGGTCACGGTATTCATGACCTAGTGGGCCAAAACAGGGAATCTAGATTCAATGGTCCCGGATCTGTTCCATGGGATTTTGTGGAAGCACCTTCTCAAATGTTGGAATTTTGGACCTGGAACAGAAATGAATTGGTGCATCTATCATCGCATTATAAGACAGGCGAAAAAATTCCAGAACATTTGATCGATTCATTGATAAAGACCAAGCATGTCAACGGTGCCTTATTCACTTTAAGACAACTCCATTTTGGGCTATTTGATATGAAAGTGCACACTTGCAAAGACTTACAAAACTTATCAATTTGTGATACCTGGAATCAATTAAGACAAGATATCTCTTTGATGTCCAATGGCGGTACTTTATCCAAGGGTTATGCTTCCTTCGGTCACATCATGTCCGACTCCTACTCTGCCGGATATTACGGTTACTTGTGGGCAGAGGTATTTGCTACTGATATGTATTATACTAAATTCGCCAAGGATCCCCTAAACACAAAGAATGGTATACAATACCGTGATATCGTGTTGGCCCGTGGTGGTCTTCGTGATATTAATGATagtttgaaagaatttttggGTAGGGAACCTTCCAAGGATGCCTTTTTAAAGGAATTGGGATtacaaaattaa
- the PEX34 gene encoding Pex34p translates to MDPKENTGEIGRRDPWTKVWNGVSSLLDFFAVLENLGVVDDNLYLSGILRKVWLCYSWISVFRCVWRLIKLCRVKFKINERLNGQGNELIKEKLINFGKMYNDQIKQITANLVQDLSYLMVLIYPGTRLFKRLSNVITLCRIII, encoded by the coding sequence ATGGATCCCAAGGAAAATACCGGTGAAATCGGCAGAAGAGACCCCTGGACAAAAGTTTGGAATGGTGTAAGCTCGTTGTTAGATTTTTTCGCAGTATTGGAAAACCTGGGCGTGGTCGATGATAACCTATACTTGAGTGGGATACTAAGGAAGGTTTGGTTATGTTATTCATGGATCTCTGTGTTCAGGTGCGTATGGAGACTGATCAAGTTGTGTAGGGTGAAATTCAAGATTAACGAACGGCTGAATGGCCAGGGGAATGAGCtaataaaggaaaaattgataaattttgGTAAAATGTATAACGAccaaatcaaacaaatcaCAGCCAATTTAGTTCAAGATTTAAGCTATCTGATGGTTTTAATTTATCCAGGAACGAGGTTATTTAAAAGACTATCAAATGTAATAACACTTTGTAGAATAATTATATAA
- the KAR4 gene encoding Kar4p, with protein MAFNDSGYDQDRSIHNNSHLQESNQENTEMKSKHVSFKPSRDFHTNDYSNNYIHGNSLPQQNVTNIENRVDGYPKLQKLFQAKAKQINQFATTPFGCKIGIDSIVPTLNHWIQNENLTFDVVMIGCLTENQFIYPILTQLPLDKLISKPGFLFIWANSQKINELTKLLNNEIWAKKFRRSEELVFVPIDKKSPFYPGLDQDDETLMEKMQWHCWMCITGTVRRSTDGHLIHCNVDTDLSIETKDTTNGAVPSHLYRIAENFSTATRRLHIIPARTGYETPVRVRPGWVIVSPDVMLDNFSPKRYKEEIANLGSNIPLKNEIELLRPRSPVQKAQ; from the coding sequence ATGGCATTTAATGATTCAGGTTATGACCAAGATAGAAGCATCCACAACAACAGTCATCTGCAAGAGTccaatcaagaaaatacagAAATGAAATCCAAACACGTATCGTTCAAGCCATCAAGAGACTTCCATACAAACGATTATTCTAATAACTACATTCACGGCAACTCGCTACCACAGCAAAATGTCACTAATATCGAGAACAGAGTTGATGGGTATCCAAAACTACAGAAACTGTTTCAAGCAAAAGCCAAACAGATTAATCAGTTTGCCACTACACCATTTGGTTGTAAAATCGGCATAGATTCCATCGTTCCAACATTAAACCATTGGATACAGAATGAGAACCTAACATTCGATGTGGTGATGATTGGTTGCCTAACGGAAAATCAGTTTATCTACCCGATTTTGACTCAACTTCCCCTGGATAAATTAATCTCGAAACCGggcttcctcttcatctgGGCTAATTCCCAAAAAATTAACGAGCTGACGAAACTCTTGAACAACGAAATTTGGGCCAAAAAGTTTAGAAGAAGTGAAGAGTTGGTCTTTGTCCCTATAGACAAGAAATCGCCATTTTATCCTGGTTTAGATCAAGACGATGAAACATTGATGGAAAAGATGCAATGGCATTGTTGGATGTGTATTACAGGTACAGTAAGAAGGTCTACGGATGGCCATTTAATTCATTGTAACGTGGATACCGATTTGAGTATCGAAACGAAGGACACCACTAACGGCGCTGTGCCATCGCACCTATACCGTATTGCAGAAAATTTCTCTACTGCCACTAGAAGATTGCATATCATCCCCGCAAGAACGGGATACGAAACCCCTGTGAGAGTAAGGCCAGGTTGGGTTATTGTGAGTCCAGACGTTATGTtagataatttttcacccAAGAGATACAAGGAAGAAATCGCTAATCTAGGATCTAACATTCcattaaaaaatgaaattgagTTGTTAAGGCCAAGAAGTCCGGTGCAAAAAGCACAATAA
- the SPB1 gene encoding 27S pre-rRNA (guanosine2922-2'-O)-methyltransferase, whose translation MGKTQKKNSKGRLDRYYYLAKEKGYRARSSFKIIQINEKYGHFLEKSKVVIDLCAAPGSWCQVASKLCPINSLIIGVDIVPMKSMPNVITFQSDITTEDCRSKLRGYMKTWKADTVLHDGAPNVGLGWVQDAFTQSQLTLQALKLAVENLVVNGTFVTKIFRSKDYNKLIWVFQQLFEKVEATKPPASRNVSAEIFVVCKGFKAPKRLDPRLLDPKEVFEELPDGQQNMESKIYNPEKKVRKRQGYEEGDHLLYHESSILDFVKTEDPITMLGEMNKLTIDKDDHEWKILKKLKQTTDEFHSCIEDLKVLGKKDFKMILRWRKIAREILGVELKDEDKTDIEVVPLTEEEQIEKDLQGLQEKHRLNVKRERRRKNEMKQKELQRMQMNMITPTDIGIEAASLGKESLFNLKTAEKTGILNDLVKGKKRMIFTDDELAKDNDIYIDENIVIKDKNSAGDADDLETELNAMYSDYKSRRSERDAKFKAKQARGGDNEEEWTGFNEKNAGKEEEEPKDYIEDNDDEDIEGDSDGDEAISNLISKIKGEDGDHKLSSKARMIFNDPIFNNVEADLPVNIINDGMMSSESVGDISKLSKKRKHQEIQQQEPEEEADSSDESSSDDSDFEIVANDNVSEDFDSDYDSEEERNQTKKEKHSKDIDIATVEAMTLAHQLALGQKNRHDLVDEGFNRYTFRDTEHLPEWFLEDEKEHSKINKPITKEAAMAIKEKIKAMNARPIKKVAEAKARKRMRSVARLEKIKKKAGLINDDSDKTEKDKADEISRLMRKVTKKPQAKPKVTLVVASGKNKGLAGRPKGIKGKYKMVDGVMKNEQRALRRIAKKHHKK comes from the coding sequence ATGGGTAAGacacagaagaagaatagtAAGGGTCGTTTGGATAGATACTATTATCTAGCCAAGGAGAAAGGTTACCGTGCTCGTTCGTCCTTTAAGATTATCcaaattaatgaaaaatatggTCATTTCttagaaaaatcaaaggtCGTTATCGATCTGTGTGCTGCTCCTGGTTCGTGGTGTCAAGTTGCATCCAAGCTATGTCCTATTAACTCATTGATTATTGGTGTGGATATTGTTCCAATGAAGTCGATGCCCAACGTTATTACTTTCCAAAGTGACATTACCACCGAAGATTGTAGATCGAAATTGAGAGGTTATATGAAGACCTGGAAGGCCGACACAGTATTACATGATGGTGCTCCTAATGTCGGTTTGGGTTGGGTTCAAGATGCTTTCACTCAGTCTCAACTAACATTGCAAGCTTTGAAGTTGGCTGTGGAAAATTTGGTCGTGAATGGTACGTTCGTCACAAAGATCTTTAGATCCAAGGATTATAATAAATTAATTTGGGTTTTTCAACAgctgtttgaaaaagtggAAGCTACAAAACCACCAGCATCAAGAAATGTTTCTGCAGAAATTTTCGTTGTTTGTAAAGGTTTCAAAGCCCCAAAGAGACTAGATCCAAGGTTGTTAGATCCAAAGGAAGTCTTCGAAGAATTGCCAGATGGACAACAGAACATGGAATCTAAGATTTATAATCCTGAAAAGAAGGTTAGAAAAAGACAAGGTTATGAGGAAGGTGATCATTTATTGTATCATGAAAGCTCAATTTTGGACTTTGTCAAAACTGAGGACCCTATAACTATGCTTGGGGAAATGAACAAGCTTACAATTGACAAGGATGATCACGAATGGaagatcttgaaaaaactgaaacaAACCACGGACGAATTTCATTCATGTATTGAGGATTTGAAAGTTCTAGGTaagaaagatttcaaaatgattttgagaTGGAGAAAAATTGCTAGAGAAATCTTGGGTGTTGAATTGAAGGATGAAGATAAGACGGATATTGAAGTAGTACCGTTAACCGAAGAAGAgcaaattgaaaaggattTGCAAGgtttacaagaaaaacacCGTCTAAACGTTAAGCgtgaaagaagaagaaagaatgaaatGAAGCAAAAGGAACTACAAAGAATGCAAATGAACATGATAACCCCCACAGATATTGGTATTGAAGCTGCGAGCCTGGGTAAAGAGTCTTTgtttaatttgaaaactgcAGAAAAAACTGGTATACTAAACGACTTGGTGAAGGgtaagaaaagaatgatTTTCACAGACGATGAATTAGCTAAAGATAACGATATTTacattgatgaaaatattgTGATCAAGGATAAGAATTCCGCGGGTGATGCAGACGATTTAGAAACTGAATTGAATGCCATGTACAGTGATTACAAATCCAGAAGATCAGAGAGAGACGCTAAATTTAAAGCCAAACAAGCTCGAGGTGGCGACAACGAAGAGGAATGGACCGGTTTCAACGAGAAAAATGCAggaaaggaagaagaagaacctAAAGACTATATCGAAGATaatgacgacgaagatATCGAAGGAGATTCTGATGGCGATGAAGCCATCAGCAACTTGATTAGTAAAATAAAAGGAGAAGATGGTGATCATAAATTGAGTAGTAAAGCCCGTATGATCTTTAATGATCCAATTTTCAATAACGTCGAAGCTGATCTACCAGTAAATATCATCAACGATGGTATGATGAGTTCGGAGTCCGTCGGTGATATTTCTAAATTAAGTAAGAAGAGGAAGCATCAAGAAATACAGCAGCAAGaaccagaagaagaagcagacTCCTCGGACGAGAGTTCAAGTGACGATTCCGATTTCGAGATTGTGGCTAATGATAATGTATCGGAAGACTTTGATTCCGACTATgattctgaagaagaaaggaatcaaacgaagaaagaaaagcatTCTAAAGATATTGATATTGCCACTGTTGAAGCCATGACTTTGGCACACCAGTTGGCATTGGGCCAAAAGAACAGGCATGATCTTGTTGATGAAGGTTTCAATAGATATACTTTCCGTGATACCGAACACTTACCAGAATGGTTcttagaagatgaaaaggaacatTCCAAGATAAATAAACCAATTACTAAAGAAGCTGCTATGgcaatcaaagaaaagataaaagCAATGAATGCACGTCCTATCAAGAAAGTCGCTGAAGCTAAGGCAAGAAAACGGATGCGTTCTGTGGCTCGTTtagaaaagattaaaaaGAAGGCAGGTTTAATCAATGATGACTCTGACAAAACAGAAAAGGATAAGGCAGATGAAATTTCTAGATTAATGCGTAAGGTTACCAAGAAACCACAGGCTAAGCCAAAGGTTACTTTAGTTGTTGCCTCAGGTAAGAACAAAGGTTTGGCAGGTAGACCAAAGGGTATTAAAGGTAAGTATAAGATGGTTGATGGTGTCATGAAGAATGAACAAAGAGCTTTAAGACGTATTGCAAAGAAGCATCATAAGAAATAA